The DNA window CCAGCGACCAGGGCTGGCTCTGGGTTTCCGAGGACCCGTGGGGCTCCGTTCCCTACCACTATGGGCGGTGGGCCTTCGATGACGGTTACGGCTGGATCTGGGTGCCGGGAGACGTGTGGGCGCCCGCGTGGGTTGCCTGGCGGTACGGAGACGGTTGGGTCGGCTGGGCACCCCTTCCCCCGGAGGTGCCGTGGTCCGTCCACGTGGGCACCGATCTCTCGCCGGACGATCTCGACCGGCGCATCCGCCGCCGCTACTGGTCGTTCACGAAGGCGGACGAATTCGGCACGAGGCGTGAGCGGGTCCGTGTGGCGTCATCCGAGAAGGACGAGTCGCTCCTCGAGCGAACCCGGAACATCACGAAGCTCGCCGCGGGACAGCGTCCGGTGGAGACGGGCCTCCGTCCCGATCTCATTCACGAGCTCCGCGGGAAGCAGATCGAACGGGTTCGGATCGTCGACGCGGCGAAACCGGGGGCCAAAGGCGTTCGCATACGCGATGGAAACGCGGAGGTCTATCGCCCTCAGGCGCAGGTGAACTCCCTGGTTCGGGACCGCGTGCGATCGGTGCCGTCGGCCAAGGAGTCGAAGCCGGATGTCCCGGCGAGAACGCGCGCGGAGCGCGAGCCGGCGATGCCTGCCCAGGTGGCGCCGCGCGAGACAACCGAGCCAGTCCAGGTGTCGCGGCGCGAGGACGTGACGCGCGAGGACCGCGACGAGAGCGTCCGGCAACGCGCCGAGAGAGTCGCGCGGCAGCGCGAGGACGTCGCCCGTCAGAAGGAAGAGGCCGCGGCGCGGCAGCGGGAGCTGGCCCTTCGGGAGCGCGAGGCGGCGGCGAAGCGGCGCGAGGTGATGTCCCGCGAACGGAAGCAGGACACCGTCGACTCCGAGGATCGGGAGCGCGGCAACTCACCCAAACGGTCCCGAGGACCCAGGGCCGACTCGTAGCCTGGGAGGCGCCGCACTACGAAGATCGGGCACGGCGCCTCTCGATGTTCGAGCCCGGCTCGAGGGGTTGGGGGTCGGTCAGAATGGAGAGCCGCTTTGGGACGCGGTTCGCCGGATCTTGGCCGACGAGATGCGCCAGGCGCGCTGCTCGGGCGTGGCGCCGTCCACGACACTCCTTCGGAGCGTGTACGTGCCTCCCAATGACTCCCGCGTGCCGTCCGTGCGGCGGGCGGTGACGAGAACGGGAACCTCGACATAGCGGGATCCGGCGGCGCCTTCGACACGGCTCGGCGGCGCCACGTCGACCTCCACGGAAGCCGTACCCTCGAATCCGCGCTGGAACTGGTCGAGGGTCTGACCGCTCGCCCGGCCACTGGACGCCCACATGCGGTAGGCGTCCGGATAACGCCGCTCCGCGATCGCACGGTAGTACTCCCGGATCAGGTCGGCCGCGTGCTCGGGGGATGGCTCGCCGAGGGTGGTGTCCTGGATTGCCTCGCGCGGCGACGCCGGTGCCCGCTCCGTCGCGCGCGTCCCCTGGAGGAGCTGCGCGAT is part of the Candidatus Eisenbacteria bacterium genome and encodes:
- a CDS encoding DUF6600 domain-containing protein, with protein sequence MAPRFHVPALLLAAALISVGCASTRDLDLGTETGYSDEGTLYDDLDTYGAWVDVAPLGWVWCPEVATAWQPYTAGYWVSSDQGWLWVSEDPWGSVPYHYGRWAFDDGYGWIWVPGDVWAPAWVAWRYGDGWVGWAPLPPEVPWSVHVGTDLSPDDLDRRIRRRYWSFTKADEFGTRRERVRVASSEKDESLLERTRNITKLAAGQRPVETGLRPDLIHELRGKQIERVRIVDAAKPGAKGVRIRDGNAEVYRPQAQVNSLVRDRVRSVPSAKESKPDVPARTRAEREPAMPAQVAPRETTEPVQVSRREDVTREDRDESVRQRAERVARQREDVARQKEEAAARQRELALREREAAAKRREVMSRERKQDTVDSEDRERGNSPKRSRGPRADS